A single Polyodon spathula isolate WHYD16114869_AA chromosome 6, ASM1765450v1, whole genome shotgun sequence DNA region contains:
- the LOC121317617 gene encoding sentrin-specific protease 6-like isoform X2, with amino-acid sequence MKTRRPRSPGGLEFDTPAPALDRSQAKKDGGYKQNWSFANPSESEGETENDEANLLSMDDSSEIDSPEEKCQQPSLKSFCNSETLKTYERRATKHLRPLKGNALGLNMLGPGKKLGENPQAVTSPAVNSRTKFILVTPPPTGIAGQGRRFQQANAQAVIKTPAQSLDLKERKEYLPHVQKLELDSIILTCPESTENSNQVSEGEIKRRIQQKRRPSSEVMECFSPTSVSKKVEELDPDVYLTLCGNCSKPSEDHVNCENCGQSLLQNATSCIDNTIKVTEMAGHLSRPPIHALSAGPKHLPQGIPSRSFYSANMTLNSPMMDVVMTPPARTIRGNLVHPNGRAELAGGTSTSSKMSRSRKHPISKPLEPNDPIVLSSDEDEETENASTGSVSRMDSESPRPADSAHSSPAPSGGRVEAAVKDNTKRAEQTTSDIFTDIDIRIPRKARMKDQFGNNVPDNIMSKRRKVVQIHPGGLHTKLESIILDCRSIRIGSLRRMVTKPVIFTLEYIKIDTEAPTEDDVQQVMLRTSELIHCEWCSAKKLPVIFFQTTPEACLSLQTHLKMSREDGGVWYDCKGDSPDEQYIVLIFENGLSAQEHVILEEILQTVGTANKISDFLVKLKFEEANRRLVRFNKSYVENSLKDKTPDSSMQPRTIATRLQTSAHQFFEDDEEMADMHTVFTGPVQKLIVYPPAPAKGGISVTNEDLHCLNEGEFLNDVIIDFYLKYLVLEKLKKEDAQRSHVFSSFFYKRLNQRERRNVQDTANLTIQQRKHKRVKTWTRHVDLFQKDFIFVPINESAHWFLAVICYPGLSSPQHEPNPLYKCPPITMNSSTAEGSSVSSPEEPDNTAGRLHSTQVFDPANTPTKAPALAAIDTSADSGSNRATVKEGNCRGNMSEEDKTVTDKPEMAENSTKGVNGALVEQANTCLHYKDGLQRIRVSYSPAINREDDTFAFSDDQDSSQEEGSDDGTFADDPMNSAESRHWHLRPTICKQPCILIMDSLRGPTRSNVVKTLREYLEVEWEARKGSKRSFPKELMRGSSPRVPQQDNFSDCGVYILQYVESFFENSIPSFDLPMNLTDWFPQHRMKKKREEIKELILKLQEQQQTDRIGQTDPGTEALSELVPENTSASCSD; translated from the exons ATGAAAACCAGAAGGCCCCGTAGCCCtggaggactggagtttgacacccctgctccaG ctCTGGATAGATCGCAAGCCAAGAAAGATGGAGGTTATAAGCAAAACTGGAGTTTTGCCAATCCAAGTGAGAGTGAAGGAGAAACAGAAAATGA TGAAGCAAACTTGTTGAGTATGGATGACAGCAGTGAGATTGACAGCCCAGAAGAGAAG TGCCAACAGCCTTCCCTGAAATCATTTTGCAACTCTGAGACTCTGAAGACATACGAAAGAAGAGCCACTAAACATTTAAGACCTCTCAAAGGAAATGCCCTTGGTCTAAACATGCTAGGGCCTGGCAAGAAACTTGG tgaAAATCCCCAGGCTGTAACATCGCCAGCAGTCAACAGCAGAACCAAGTTTATCCTTGTAACTCCTCCACCAACTGGCATTGCTGGGCAGGGACGTCGCTTCCAGCAAGCTAATGCACAAGCTGTCATAAAAACCCCAGCGCAAAG TCTTGATCTGAAGGAAAG aaaagaatacCTCCCTCATGTCCAAAAACTGGAATTGGACAGCATAATTCTGACTTGTCCAGAGAGTACAG AAAATAGTAACCAGGTATCGGAAGGGGAAATTAAGAGGCGGATTCAGCAAAAGCGACGACCTTCTTCAGAGGTAATGGAGTGTTTTTCACCAACAAGTGTTTCTAAAAAGGTGGAG GAATTAGACCCTGATGTCTACTTAACACTCTGTGGAAATTGTAGCAAGCCAAGTGAAGATCATGTGAACTGTGAAAACTGCGGGCAGTCTCTCTTGCAGAATGCAACAAGTTGCATAGATAATACTATCAAAGTAACTGAAATGGCAGGACATCTGTCTCGACCACCAATTCATGCACTTTCTGCAGGACCAAAACATTTACCCCAAGGTATTCCTAGCAGGAGTTTTTACAGTGCAAATATGACCCTGAATTCACCGATGATGGATGTAGTAATGActccaccagcacgcactatcaGAGGCAACCTTGTGCATCCCAACGGGAGAGCTGAACTGGCTGGAGGAACAAGCACATCGTCAAAGATGTCAAGAAGCAGAAAGCACCCTATATCCAAACCACTTGAACCAAACGATCCAA ttgtgtTGTCCAGTGATGAGGATGAGGAAACAGAAAATGCCAGCACAGGCAGTGTGAGCAGGATGGATAGTGAGTCTCCTCGCCCCGCAGACTCGGCACACTCCTCTCCAGCACCCTCTGGTGGAAGAGTTGAGGCAGCTGTGAAGGACAACACCAAGCGAGCAGAACAGACAACCAGTGACATCTTTACAGATATTGACATCAGAATACCAAGAAAAGCACGAATGAAAGACCAG TTTGGTAACAATGTCCCTGACAACATCATGAGCAAACGTCGAAAAGTTGTTCAGATACACCCTGGTGGCCTGCATACCAAATTGGAAAGCATCATTTTGGATTGTCGAAGCATACGGATAGGATCACTGCGCAGAATGGTGACTAAACCAGTCATT TTTACCCTAGAGTACATCAAAATTGATACTGAAG CTCCTACAGAGGATGATGTACAGCAGGTTATGCTGAGAACATCAGAACTTATCCACTGTGAATGGTGCTCAGCCAAAAAGTTGCCAGTCATATTTTTTCAAACCACACCAGAAGCCTGTTTGAGTCTACAGACGCATTTGAAAATGTCCAGGGAGGACGGAGGGGTGTGGTATGATTGCAAAGGAGATA GTCCTGATGAACAATACATTGTCTTGATTTTTGAGAATGGGTTATCTGCACAGGAGCACGTTATATTGGAAGAAATACTTCAAACAGTTGGCACAGCtaataaaataagtgactttttgGTGAAATTAAAATTTGAAGAAGCAAACAGAAGGCTAGTGCGATTTAATAAAAGCTATGTGGAAAATTCTCTAAAGGACAAG ACTCCTGACTCGAGCATGCAGCCGCGCACCATTGCAACACGGCTTCAAACTTCAGCACACCAATTCTTTGAGGATGATGAAGAAATGGCAGATATGCACACTGTCTTTACAGGCCCAGTTCAAAA attaATAGTGTATCCACCGGCCCCTGCCAAAGGtggtatttctgtcacaaacGAGGATCTCCACTGTTTAAATGAAGGAGAATTTTTAAACGATGTcatcattgatttttatttaaa ATATCTGGTCCTTGAGAAGTTAAAGAAAGAAGATGCCCAGAGGAGTCATGTGTTCAGCTCCTTCTTCTACAAGAGGCTcaatcagagagagagaagaaacgtTCAGGACACGGCTAACCTCAC AatacagcagagaaaacacaagAGAGTGAAAACCTGGACTCGCCATGTGGACCTTTTTCAAAAGGATTTCATTTTCGTCCCTATAAATGAATC agcCCATTGGTTTTTGGCTGTCATTTGTTATCCTGGTTTGAGTAGCCCTCAGCATGAACCAAATCCTTTGTACAAGTGTCCACCGATAACGATGAACAGTTCCACAGCGGAAGGGAGCAGTGTTTCATCTCCAGAGGAACCGGATAATACTGCAGGAAGACTTCATTCCACGCAGGTGTTTGACCCTGCAAACACACCCACTAAAGCACCTGCCCTAGCTGCTATAGACACAAGTGCAGACAGCGGCTCTAATAGAGCTACTGTCAAAGAGGGAAACTGCAGAGGCAATATGTCAGAGGAAGACAAGACTGTGACCGACAAACCAGAAATGGCAGAGAACAGCACTAAAGGAGTAAACGGGGCACTGGTTGAACAAGCAAACACTTGTCTACATTATAAAG atGGCTTGCAAAGGATCAGGGTTAGTTACAGTCCCGCAATAAACAGAGAGGATGACACATTTGCGTTTTCTGATGACCAAGACTCCAGCCAG GAGGAAGGTAGTGACGATGGCACTTTTGCTGATGATCCAATGAATTCTGCAGAAAGTAGACACTGGCATCTGAGACCCACCATTTGTAAGCA ACCATGTATTCTGATTATGGATTCGTTAAGAGGCCCTACCAGATCAAATGTGGTGAAGACTTTACGAGA gtATTTGGAAGTTGAATGGGAAGCGCGAAAGGGAAGTAAAAGAAGTTTCCCTAAAGAGTTAATGAGGGGTTCCAGTCCTCGAGTCCCACAGCAAGACAACTTCAGTGACTGTGGTGTTTATATCCTGCAGTATGTGGAAAGTTTCTTTGAG
- the LOC121317617 gene encoding sentrin-specific protease 6-like isoform X1 yields the protein MKTRRPRSPGGLEFDTPAPALDRSQAKKDGGYKQNWSFANPSESEGETENDEANLLSMDDSSEIDSPEEKCQQPSLKSFCNSETLKTYERRATKHLRPLKGNALGLNMLGPGKKLGENPQAVTSPAVNSRTKFILVTPPPTGIAGQGRRFQQANAQAVIKTPAQSLDLKERKEYLPHVQKLELDSIILTCPESTENSNQVSEGEIKRRIQQKRRPSSEVMECFSPTSVSKKVEELDPDVYLTLCGNCSKPSEDHVNCENCGQSLLQNATSCIDNTIKVTEMAGHLSRPPIHALSAGPKHLPQGIPSRSFYSANMTLNSPMMDVVMTPPARTIRGNLVHPNGRAELAGGTSTSSKMSRSRKHPISKPLEPNDPIVLSSDEDEETENASTGSVSRMDSESPRPADSAHSSPAPSGGRVEAAVKDNTKRAEQTTSDIFTDIDIRIPRKARMKDQFGNNVPDNIMSKRRKVVQIHPGGLHTKLESIILDCRSIRIGSLRRMVTKPVIFTLEYIKIDTEAPTEDDVQQVMLRTSELIHCEWCSAKKLPVIFFQTTPEACLSLQTHLKMSREDGGVWYDCKGDSPDEQYIVLIFENGLSAQEHVILEEILQTVGTANKISDFLVKLKFEEANRRLVRFNKSYVENSLKDKQTPDSSMQPRTIATRLQTSAHQFFEDDEEMADMHTVFTGPVQKLIVYPPAPAKGGISVTNEDLHCLNEGEFLNDVIIDFYLKYLVLEKLKKEDAQRSHVFSSFFYKRLNQRERRNVQDTANLTIQQRKHKRVKTWTRHVDLFQKDFIFVPINESAHWFLAVICYPGLSSPQHEPNPLYKCPPITMNSSTAEGSSVSSPEEPDNTAGRLHSTQVFDPANTPTKAPALAAIDTSADSGSNRATVKEGNCRGNMSEEDKTVTDKPEMAENSTKGVNGALVEQANTCLHYKDGLQRIRVSYSPAINREDDTFAFSDDQDSSQEEGSDDGTFADDPMNSAESRHWHLRPTICKQPCILIMDSLRGPTRSNVVKTLREYLEVEWEARKGSKRSFPKELMRGSSPRVPQQDNFSDCGVYILQYVESFFENSIPSFDLPMNLTDWFPQHRMKKKREEIKELILKLQEQQQTDRIGQTDPGTEALSELVPENTSASCSD from the exons ATGAAAACCAGAAGGCCCCGTAGCCCtggaggactggagtttgacacccctgctccaG ctCTGGATAGATCGCAAGCCAAGAAAGATGGAGGTTATAAGCAAAACTGGAGTTTTGCCAATCCAAGTGAGAGTGAAGGAGAAACAGAAAATGA TGAAGCAAACTTGTTGAGTATGGATGACAGCAGTGAGATTGACAGCCCAGAAGAGAAG TGCCAACAGCCTTCCCTGAAATCATTTTGCAACTCTGAGACTCTGAAGACATACGAAAGAAGAGCCACTAAACATTTAAGACCTCTCAAAGGAAATGCCCTTGGTCTAAACATGCTAGGGCCTGGCAAGAAACTTGG tgaAAATCCCCAGGCTGTAACATCGCCAGCAGTCAACAGCAGAACCAAGTTTATCCTTGTAACTCCTCCACCAACTGGCATTGCTGGGCAGGGACGTCGCTTCCAGCAAGCTAATGCACAAGCTGTCATAAAAACCCCAGCGCAAAG TCTTGATCTGAAGGAAAG aaaagaatacCTCCCTCATGTCCAAAAACTGGAATTGGACAGCATAATTCTGACTTGTCCAGAGAGTACAG AAAATAGTAACCAGGTATCGGAAGGGGAAATTAAGAGGCGGATTCAGCAAAAGCGACGACCTTCTTCAGAGGTAATGGAGTGTTTTTCACCAACAAGTGTTTCTAAAAAGGTGGAG GAATTAGACCCTGATGTCTACTTAACACTCTGTGGAAATTGTAGCAAGCCAAGTGAAGATCATGTGAACTGTGAAAACTGCGGGCAGTCTCTCTTGCAGAATGCAACAAGTTGCATAGATAATACTATCAAAGTAACTGAAATGGCAGGACATCTGTCTCGACCACCAATTCATGCACTTTCTGCAGGACCAAAACATTTACCCCAAGGTATTCCTAGCAGGAGTTTTTACAGTGCAAATATGACCCTGAATTCACCGATGATGGATGTAGTAATGActccaccagcacgcactatcaGAGGCAACCTTGTGCATCCCAACGGGAGAGCTGAACTGGCTGGAGGAACAAGCACATCGTCAAAGATGTCAAGAAGCAGAAAGCACCCTATATCCAAACCACTTGAACCAAACGATCCAA ttgtgtTGTCCAGTGATGAGGATGAGGAAACAGAAAATGCCAGCACAGGCAGTGTGAGCAGGATGGATAGTGAGTCTCCTCGCCCCGCAGACTCGGCACACTCCTCTCCAGCACCCTCTGGTGGAAGAGTTGAGGCAGCTGTGAAGGACAACACCAAGCGAGCAGAACAGACAACCAGTGACATCTTTACAGATATTGACATCAGAATACCAAGAAAAGCACGAATGAAAGACCAG TTTGGTAACAATGTCCCTGACAACATCATGAGCAAACGTCGAAAAGTTGTTCAGATACACCCTGGTGGCCTGCATACCAAATTGGAAAGCATCATTTTGGATTGTCGAAGCATACGGATAGGATCACTGCGCAGAATGGTGACTAAACCAGTCATT TTTACCCTAGAGTACATCAAAATTGATACTGAAG CTCCTACAGAGGATGATGTACAGCAGGTTATGCTGAGAACATCAGAACTTATCCACTGTGAATGGTGCTCAGCCAAAAAGTTGCCAGTCATATTTTTTCAAACCACACCAGAAGCCTGTTTGAGTCTACAGACGCATTTGAAAATGTCCAGGGAGGACGGAGGGGTGTGGTATGATTGCAAAGGAGATA GTCCTGATGAACAATACATTGTCTTGATTTTTGAGAATGGGTTATCTGCACAGGAGCACGTTATATTGGAAGAAATACTTCAAACAGTTGGCACAGCtaataaaataagtgactttttgGTGAAATTAAAATTTGAAGAAGCAAACAGAAGGCTAGTGCGATTTAATAAAAGCTATGTGGAAAATTCTCTAAAGGACAAG CAGACTCCTGACTCGAGCATGCAGCCGCGCACCATTGCAACACGGCTTCAAACTTCAGCACACCAATTCTTTGAGGATGATGAAGAAATGGCAGATATGCACACTGTCTTTACAGGCCCAGTTCAAAA attaATAGTGTATCCACCGGCCCCTGCCAAAGGtggtatttctgtcacaaacGAGGATCTCCACTGTTTAAATGAAGGAGAATTTTTAAACGATGTcatcattgatttttatttaaa ATATCTGGTCCTTGAGAAGTTAAAGAAAGAAGATGCCCAGAGGAGTCATGTGTTCAGCTCCTTCTTCTACAAGAGGCTcaatcagagagagagaagaaacgtTCAGGACACGGCTAACCTCAC AatacagcagagaaaacacaagAGAGTGAAAACCTGGACTCGCCATGTGGACCTTTTTCAAAAGGATTTCATTTTCGTCCCTATAAATGAATC agcCCATTGGTTTTTGGCTGTCATTTGTTATCCTGGTTTGAGTAGCCCTCAGCATGAACCAAATCCTTTGTACAAGTGTCCACCGATAACGATGAACAGTTCCACAGCGGAAGGGAGCAGTGTTTCATCTCCAGAGGAACCGGATAATACTGCAGGAAGACTTCATTCCACGCAGGTGTTTGACCCTGCAAACACACCCACTAAAGCACCTGCCCTAGCTGCTATAGACACAAGTGCAGACAGCGGCTCTAATAGAGCTACTGTCAAAGAGGGAAACTGCAGAGGCAATATGTCAGAGGAAGACAAGACTGTGACCGACAAACCAGAAATGGCAGAGAACAGCACTAAAGGAGTAAACGGGGCACTGGTTGAACAAGCAAACACTTGTCTACATTATAAAG atGGCTTGCAAAGGATCAGGGTTAGTTACAGTCCCGCAATAAACAGAGAGGATGACACATTTGCGTTTTCTGATGACCAAGACTCCAGCCAG GAGGAAGGTAGTGACGATGGCACTTTTGCTGATGATCCAATGAATTCTGCAGAAAGTAGACACTGGCATCTGAGACCCACCATTTGTAAGCA ACCATGTATTCTGATTATGGATTCGTTAAGAGGCCCTACCAGATCAAATGTGGTGAAGACTTTACGAGA gtATTTGGAAGTTGAATGGGAAGCGCGAAAGGGAAGTAAAAGAAGTTTCCCTAAAGAGTTAATGAGGGGTTCCAGTCCTCGAGTCCCACAGCAAGACAACTTCAGTGACTGTGGTGTTTATATCCTGCAGTATGTGGAAAGTTTCTTTGAG